From Penicillium digitatum chromosome 5, complete sequence, one genomic window encodes:
- a CDS encoding CBF1-interacting co-repressor CIR, N-terminal domain, producing MPLHLLGKKSWNVYNVENIARVKRDEAQAKAREEEDERIMQEVDAARRIKILRGEHPPTPPPVPSLVLSEPGARSDRKNASDAGGFRKRRRVAGENDTDRDIRYAREDAAQAAAKRDELMLISHKADTAQAPILDKAGHINLFPAASAKAEKNPEAEAEASRKKRSYEDQYTMRFSNAAGFKETIGQKPWYSSAEQNATAPESMPGKDVWGNADPRRKERTQARMSANDPLAAIKRGRRCGSRVIGEGDPRQWTASTGSNWMRRTEIGRKTEEVLTNTIVAIEIEV from the exons ATGCCTCT CCATCTCTTAGGCAAGAAGTCATGGAACGTCTACAACGTCGAAAATATCGCACGCGTCAAGCGCGACGAGGCGCAAGCAAAAGCccgtgaagaagaagatgagcgTATCATGCAAGAGGTCGATGCTGCACGCAGGATCAAGATTCTTCGTGGCGAACATCCGCCTACGCCTCCGCCAGTGCCCTCCCTCGTGTTGTCCGAACCTGGCGCTCGTTCAGACAGAAAAAATGCCAGCGATGCGGGAGGATTTCGTAAGAGAAGGCGGGTTGCTGGGGAAAATGATACAGATCGAGACATTCGATACGCTCGGGAGGATGCAGCACAAGCGGCTGCTAAAAGGGATGAGTTGATGCTTATTTCTCACAAGGCTGACACAGCACAAGCTCCGATTCTAGACAAGGCCGGCCATATCAACCTGTTCCCAGCCGCAAGTGCTAAAGCAGAGAAGAACCCTGAAGCTGAGGCTGAAGCATCACGGAAGAAACGCAGCTATGAAGACCAATACACAATGAGGTTCTCCAACGCCGCAGGCTTCAAGGAGACTATTGGCCAAAAACCTTGGTATTCCTCCGCAGAACAAAATGCAACCGCACCAGAGTCGATGCCCGGGAAAGATGTGTGGGGCAACGCGGACCCGAGGCGTAAAGAGAGGACACAGGCTCGTATGAGCGCGAATGACCCACTTGCAGCCATCAAGCGGGGT AGGAGGTGCGGAAGTCGTGTCATCGGCGAAGGCGATCCCCGTCAGTGGACAGCCTCGACGGGTTCAAACTGGATGCGCCGGACAGAGATCGGGAGAAAGACCGAAGAGGTTCTGACAAACACCATCGTCGCCATAGAGATCGAAGTCTAG
- a CDS encoding Ribosomal L11 methyltransferase, whose amino-acid sequence MSAVNRVNPPVGESFPDTLSVSDSSDSSNEEGWEDVEPDEESQPVVGLFTDQVFPDARSMLKECKEKYNFDLLKIQKDLDLDFLDNIKLINYVRTEVKNGNSTPDLSSKSKFEDDVYLKPVLEDDALLYSLDDLAEEQGEDAVPATETNRQVLELQENLARLQTQFTEYRLAVQKSMDDQLSKEDDKLAESNPQPSAKAIDRHQDAEDGYFVSYSYNGIHESMLKDTVRTDSYRDFVYENKHVFKDKVVLDVGCGTGILSMFCAKAGAKRVIAVDNSNIIDRAKEIVHDNGLEDVITCIRGKIEEVTLPVEEVDIIISEWMGYGLLFEAMFDSVIYARDRYLAPDGLMAPSHATLRLAPYADPDFIASHISFWNNVYGFKMDSMLHKIYDEAVVRSNQATTVVGESPIFLTLPLHTITVEELSFLKEFQVTLNQDVDALDGWIIWFDIFFMPSRESVLPEDAIPADMQKKGVVSFTTGPHGTETHWQQTVLLVDHAKNRTKQGSQALKKGQVITGKIGYEKTEKGSRGVDISVQWESDANEKGVQLWSLI is encoded by the exons ATGTCAGCTGTTAATCGCGTGAACCCACCTGTGGGTGAAAGCTTTCCCGATACGCTTTCTGTATCAGATTCGTCCGATTCTAGCAACGAGGAGGGCTGGGAAGATGTCGAACCCGATGAGGAGTCCCAGCCTGTGGTTGGCCTCTTCACTGACCAGGTCTTTCCCGATGCGCGTTCAATGCTGAAGGAGTGCAAGGAAAAGTACAATTTCGATCTGCTCAAGATCCAGAAGGACCTTG ATCTGGATTTCCTCGACAATATCAAGTTGATCAACTACGTCCGCACCGAAGTTAAGAACGGGAACAGCACCCCTGATCTTTCTTCCAAGTCCAAATTTGAGGATGATGTCTATCTCAAGCCCGTTTTAGAGGACGATGCTCTCTTGTACAGCTTGGACGACCTTGCCGAAGAACAGGGTGAAGACGCCGTCCCGGCCACCGAAACAAACCGACAGGTCCTCGAACTCCAGGAGAACTTGGCGCGATTGCAGACTCAATTTACCGAGTATCGTCTTGCTGTGCAGAAGTCGATGGATGACCAATTGTCGAAGGAGGATGATAAGCTTGCTGAATCCAACCCTCAACCCTCGGCCAAGGCTATCGACAGACACCAGGATGCTGAAGATGGATATTTCGTCTCATACTCTTACAACG GAATTCATGAATCTATGCTCAAGGACACCGTCCGTACCGACTCCTACCGCGATTTCGTGTACGAAAACAAGCATGTTTTCAAGGACAAGGTTGTTCTTGATGTCGGCTGTGGTACTGGTATCTTGTCCATGTTCTGCGCAAAGGCTGGCGCTAAGAGGGTTATTGCTGTGGACAACTCGAACATCATTGACCGAGCTAAGGAAATCGTCCACGACAATGGCCTTGAAGATGTGATCAC GTGCATCCGTGGCAAGATCGAAGAGGTTACTCTGCCCGTCGAAGAGGTAGACATCATCATCTCTGAATGGATGGGTTACGGCCTCCTTTTCGAGGCAATGTTTGATTCCGTCATCTACGCCAGAGATCGTTATCTCGCTCCTGATGGCCTTATGGCTCCTTCGCACGCTACTCTGCGCCTTGCCCCTTACGCCGATCCAGATTTCATCGCGTCCCACATCTCCTTTTGGAACAACGTCTACGGTTTCAAGATGGACAGCATGCTTCACAAGATCTACGATGAGGCTGTGGTTCGCAGCAACCAGGCCACGACAGTTGTCGGCGAGTCTCCGATCTTCTTGACACTTCCTTTGCACACCATCACTGTCGAGGAGCTCTCATTCTTGAAGGAGTTCCAGGTCACATTGAACCAGGATGTTGATGCATTGGATGGATGGATTATCTGGTTCGACATTTTCTTCATGCCCTCTAGAGAGTCTGTTCTACCTGAAGATGCCATCCCCGCAGATATGCAAAAGAAGGGAGTTGTCTCATTCACCACAGGTCCTCATGGAACCGAGACCCATTGGCAGCAGACTGTCCTTCTTGTTGACCATGCCAAGAACCGCACTAAGCAAGGTTCCcaggccttgaagaagggcCAGGTCATTACCGGCAAAATCGGTTATGAGAAAACCGAGAAGGGCTCTCGGGGAGTGGACATCAGTGTCCAATGGGAGTCCGATGCAAATGAGAAAGGGGTCCAACTATGGAGCCTCATCTAG
- a CDS encoding Armadillo-like helical produces MAFFFNRGRSRQPADIVRTTKELLLRIHDSQNVPKAEEELAKQLSQMKVIVQGTPEVSASVDQVHALVQASLQEDLLFDLSKSIHLLPFEARKDTQTVFSHILRFRPNSYGPEKDPPVISYLVHHRPEIIVELCRGYMQSQSAMPCGVILREALKFDVITAIVLYDQSSEGESAIRLSDVKPNLPQRGDGVFWRFFDWIDKSNFEVSADAFTTFREIVTHHKSLVTSYLASNFELFFGRFNNILVHSDSYVTKRQSIKLLGEILLDRANYNVMMAYVESGDNLKLCMKLLRDDRKMVQYEGFHVFKVFVANPTKSVAVQRILINNRDRLLRFLPKFLEDRTDDDQFTDEKSFLVRQIELLPKEPVDRARPTRDSPSAHTAAVA; encoded by the exons AtggctttcttcttcaatcGCGGCCGGTCGCGGCAACCTGCTGATATCGTCCGGACAACGAAGGAATTATTACTTAGGATCCATGACTCCCAGAATGTTCCCAAG GCTGAAGAGGAGTTGGCTAAGCAACTCAGCCAAATGAAGGTGATAGTACAAGGAACACCAG AGGTCTCCGCATCAGTGGATCAAGTTCATGCCCTTGTACAGGCAAGCCTTCAAGAAGATCTACTCTTTGATCTATCCAAAAGCATCCATCTGCTTCCCTTCGAAGCCAGAAAAGATACCCAGACCGTATTCTCCCATATTCTTCGCTTCCGGCCTAACTCGTATGGACCCGAAAAAGATCCCCCCGTCATCTCATACCTGGTCCACCATCGACCAGAGATTATTGTCGAATTATGCCGGGGCTATATGCAGAGTCAAAGTGCAATGCCCTGTGGTGTCATTCTCCGAGAGGCACTCAAATTTGATGTCATCACTGCGATTGTATTGTATGATCAATCCAGTGAAGGAGAGTCAGCTATACGACTATCAGACGTGAAACCTAACCTACCACAAAGGGGAGATGGTGTGTTCTGGAGGTTTTTTGACTGGATCGATAAGAGCAATTTCGAAGTCAGCGCAGATGCGTTCACCACATTCAGG GAGATCGTGACCCACCATAAGAGCCTCGTAACTTCGTACCTGGCAAGCAATTTTGAACTATTCTTTGGGCGGTTCAATAACATCCTGGTCCACTCCGACTCGTATGTCACCAAGCGCCAAAGCATCAAGCTTTTGGGGGAGATTCTCTTGGACCGTGCGAACTACAATGTAATGATGGCATACGTGGAGAGTGGGGATAATCTCAAACTCTGCATGAAACTGCTGCGGGACGATCGCAAGATGGTGCAATACGAAGGGTTCCATGTTTTCAAG GTGTTTGTAGCCAACCCGACCAAATCGGTGGCAGTGCAACGAATTCTGATCAATAACCGCGATCGACTGCTAAGGTTTTTGCCCAAGTTCTTGGAAGACCGAACTGACGACGACCAATTTACggatgagaagagcttcctgGTCCGTCAGATCGAACTTTTGCCCAAAGAGCCTGTGGATCGGGCTCGACCAACCCGCGACTCGCCATCGGCTCACACAGCTGCTGTGGCGTAA
- a CDS encoding RabGAP/TBC, giving the protein MLNEVSASLLPDRSKSYPTIYAVPFENTVAAPLANRSVSLPTADAPTASNSRSFSTSAASPGLSDKHVSAPMFSRLGPSDSVGDETRTIRSEGASSSRSVPDIVVNESGSRPSSRPGSRPGSRRSERKRSGLKKWSLEVERKLGSEEPPPVPQIEHPFSGIPLNIPTASLDGFHKPMNFSTRGSLIRCDAKLPHPKISQEKLDEHSEQQPDPPQQIMEEKEPRQELGQPAQEALEDNCDQQLDRQTSEIAPPPATIMSQPEGEDEAPKAVPRHAKPQGTLRPRQTSLPGRAISADEDMLSRRVRLMYEKGEDVTDSEVAKAMAAENGVLWEEGAVTYTETPETLSAQTNKTGTETKPRPSVEAERIRIKRETQELAGGAEYWQNVGAEQVDRYGFIRPEKNSNGSEMNPLQRVTTSLLLASETPRRKRSTRPPSAPASNRSFNGSSLVRKMSHSSLSARPSSSQSNFGLPLRRSTSRLRSATNHLPYNRDRKAKDEAADMLTLPTSSGGEKDAPMTRAMRRKEWQREDKWTKMAKPTKKTKDGGGMTFEFDTQSSKLIERTWKGIPDRWRSTAWYSFLEASARRHKGSPPADKLVEAFNELQLISSPDDVQIDIDVPRTISSHIMFRRRYRGGQRLLFRVLHAMSLYFPDTGYVQGMATLAATLLAYYDEEHAFIMLVRLWQLRGLEELYKSGFAGLMEALSDFEREWLAGGEVATKLNEVGIPPTAYGTRWYLTLFNYSIPFPAQLRVWDVFMLLGDAEDNTGRPATSAGKNIVPTPENPRTFGQGLDVLHASSAALIDGMREIILESDFEDIMKVLTSWVPIKDTEMFMRVAKAEWKVHRRRKSP; this is encoded by the exons ATGTTGAATGAGGTTTCTGCATCGTTACTGCCCGACCGATCGAAGTCCTATCCGACAATTTACGCCGTGCCTTTTGAAAATACCGTTGCCGCCCCTCTTGCAAACCGGTCGGTCTCGTTGCCCACGGCCGATGCGCCAACAGCCTCGAATAGCCGATCTTTCAGTACAAGCGCTGCGTCACCTGGTCTAAGTGATAAACATGTATCCGCGCCTATGTTCTCACGGCTGGGGCCATCCGATTCCGTTGGAGATGAAACCCGAACGATTCGATCAGAGGGCGCGTCCTCCTCGCGCAGCGTGCCCGATATTGTTGTGAATGAATCAGGTTCCCGTCCTAGTTCACGACCGGGTTCAAGGCCGGGTTCTCGACGGTCAGAAAGAAAGCGGAGTGGTTTAAAGAAATGGTCACTCGAGGTGGAGAGGAAACTTGGCTCGGAGGAGCCTCCGCCAGTTCCCCAAATCGAACACCCCTTTTCTGGTATTCCGTTAAACATTCCGACAGCTTCTTTGGATGGTTTTCATAAACCGATGAATTTTTCCACTCGCGGGAGTCTAATTAGGTGTGATGCGAAACTTCCGCACCCAAAAATTTCCCAGGAGAAACTGGACGAGCACTCCGAGCAACAACCTGACCCGCCCCAGCAAATTATGGAAGAAAAGGAACCTCGTCAAGAGCTAGGTCAACCAGCTCAGGAAGCATTGGAAGATAATTGTGATCAGCAGTTGGACCGACAGACGTCTGAAATTGCGCCACCCCCTGCCACTATCATGAGCCAGCCcgaaggagaagatgaagcaccAAAAGCGGTTCCACGGCACGCCAAACCTCAGGGTACTCTTCGCCCAAGACAGACTAGTCTTCCGGGCAGAGCAATTTCGGCAGACGAAGACATGTTATCCCGGCGAGTTCGGCTGATGTACGAGAAGGGCGAAGATGTTACCGACTCCGAGGTTGCGAAAGCAATGGCCGCAGAAAATGGTGTCTTATGGGAAGAGGGTGCGGTCACTTATACTGAAACCCCTGAAACACTCAGTGCTCAGACGAATAAGACTGGAACCGAAACCAAACCAAGGCCATCTGTCGAAGCGGAGCGTATCCGAATCAAGAGGGAGACCCAGGAGCTAGCAGGTGGTGCTGAATATTGGCAAAATGTCGGTGCAGAACAAGTTGATCGTTATGGCTTCATTCGACCTGAAAAAAACTCCAATGGTTCCGAGATGAACCCCCTCCAGCGAGTCACGACTAGTCTTCTGCTGGCCTCTGAGACACCTCGACGGAAACGTTCCACTCGCCCACCAAGCGCTCCGGCCAGCAACCGTTCCTTCAACGGTTCGTCTCTAGTCCGCAAAATGTCCCATAGTTCCCTAAGCGCCCGTCCGTCTTCATCACAAAGCAATTTTGGTCTGCCCTTGCGCCGCTCGACCTCTCGTTTGCGTTCAGCGACCAACCATTTGCCTTACAACCGAGACCGAAAAGCGAAAGATGAGGCGGCTGATATGCTCACTCTGCCAACTTCGTCTGGCGGTGAGAAAGATGCACCCATGACTCGCGCAATGCGAAGGAAGGAATGGCAAcgtgaagacaagtggacCAAGATGGCTAAGCCGaccaagaagaccaaggaCGGCGGCGGTATGACCTTCGAGTTCGATACTCAGAGCTCAAAGTTGATCGAGCGAACTTGGAAAGGTATTCCAGACCGGTGGCGCTCAACGGCCTGGTACTCATTCCTTGAGGCCAGTGCACGACGCCACAAGGGCAGCCCGCCTGCGGACAAGCTCGTTGAAGCCTTCAATGAGCTCCAGCTCATCTCGTCGCCGGACGATGTCCAGATTGATATTGATGTGCCGCGGACCATTTCCAGTCATATCATGTTTCGGAGGCGCTATCGGGGTGGCCAAAGACTCTTGTTCCGTGTTCTCCATGCCATGTCCCTATATTTTCCTGACACGGGCTACGTGCAGGGAATGGCAACTCTCGCGGCTACGTTATTGGCGTATTACGACGAGGAACATGCTTTTATTATGCTCGTCCGATTGTGGCAGCTGCGAGGTCTGGAAGAGCTGTACAAGTCCGGTTTTGCTGGTCTAATGGAAGCCTTGTCCGACTTTGAGCGAGAGTGGCTCGCCGGAGGTGAAGTGGCCACGAAGCTC AACGAGGTTGGAATCCCACCCACAGCTTACGGCACTCGCTGGTACCTTACACTCTTTAATTACTCGATCCCCTTCCCGGCTCAGCTTCGGGTGTGGGATGTTTTCATGCTCCTTGGAGATGCCGAAGACAACACTGGCCGTCCTGCAACCTCTGCAGGGAAGAACATAGTCCCCACTCCTGAGAACCCAAGGACCTTTGGCCAAGGTCTTGACGTCTTGCATGCTTCATCTGCTGCCCTTATTGATGGCATGCGTGAAATTATTCTGGAATCCGACTTTGAGGATATCATGAAAGTCCTTACTAGTTGGGTTCCCATCAAAGACACCGAAATGTTCATGCGTGTCGCTAAAGCGGAATGGAAAGTCCATCGTCGTAGGAAATCTCCTTAA
- a CDS encoding polyketide synthase produces MFTTTATTVEKTSATQPNQALLPKPLVPAGTNVPPRPHVVESSSRTIVVNEPAVITDWFRLIGQETGYLPSDLTDESIFPELGADSLTSLVLAEKL; encoded by the coding sequence ATGTTCACGACCACTGCAACCACCGTTGAAAAGACATCAGCAACACAGCCTAACCAGGCACTTTTGCCCAAGCCTCTTGTTCCCGCTGGAACAAATGTACCGCCAAGGCCACACGTTGTCGAGTCTTCATCCCGTACCATTGTTGTCAACGAACCTGCTGTGATCACCGACTGGTTTCGGTTGATTGGACAGGAAACTGGCTACCTGCCCTCGGACCTTACTGATGAGTCCATCTTCCCCGAACTGGGTGCTGATTCTCTCACGTCTCTTGTGCTAGCTGAGAAACTCTGA
- a CDS encoding Clathrin-coated vesicle protein, putative: MSLSEELRSRNFSIYGQWTGVLCIILCLALGIANIFSFNVVLIIISVISIASAFVILFIEVPFLLRICPTSPTFDEFIRKFTTNSMRALIYAALGGIQLISLVEYASSLIAGAVCLFIAAAFYSLAALKKQEFVGSKTLGGQGIAQMIV, from the exons ATGTCGCTGAGCGAGGAGCTCCGATCGCGAAATTTCA GCATCTATGGACAATG GACGGGTGTGCTGTGCATTATCCTTTGCCTTGCGTTAGGAATCGCGAACATCTTTTCATTCAACGTGGTTCTCATTATCATCAGCGTTATCAGCAT CGCCTCGGCATTTGTCATTCTCTTTATTGAAGTACCATTCCTCCTCCGAATTTGTCCCACATCCCCAACATTCGACGAATTCATCCGCAAATTTACAACCAACTCGATGCGCGCCCTCATTTACGCTGCCCTCGGCGGTATCCAACTTATCAGTCTTGTCGAATATGCTTCCAGCTTGATCGCTGGTGCCGTCTGCCTTTTCATTGCGGCTGCTTTCTATTCACTGGCGGCCCTAAAGAAGCAAGAGTTCGTTGGTAGCAAGACCCTTGGTGGCCAAGGCATTGCGCAGATGATTGTCTGA
- a CDS encoding altered inheritance of mitochondria protein 21 — translation MLQKRGTISIPILTENGVLHEPFAAIKEEEKKMPHNLRSKIKALYADLIGGASRNCFNFCFCLYIFTVVPIGLKLVLTTSGSQNFIMSTQAAPAIPPRPARSPKPPSSSSSLDMPKIPPRPGNRRNDRPVSPMRDSYAPSPFNEWSGPSMSRTVSNDLPPRPPSVTIPSLGEEGIEYADLDPGNVSDNHHQTPAETRNVGSDLKIHAPRPSLPISSAEAKVQAVTRTDSRQAAAAGLGRGVSPAREEPDRSSRSLHSRTSGSRTESSTAPNERRKSAHIGEEQGFRVPMYPHAGDVQAPSPSPYLEQGSQPSSRNHHRTRSARDSSLPPGSYGLHGHGVQHPDKFEKAWYEKHPDEFVKEEGQYGPGVGTPRPDWAMSSDDLNKIVRSSAQTGSGLGTSPTVVGTPEEEVGYIASDEYIHHIASPPADARLESQPTVESPLRQMSFPSEATQKQTTASPLHQRRSSSHGHRDRGVIHVDDPMQRMHHPDGFAPTPALEENEPTYENAVEEEEPILAADEVRPESAYLHPAISPTFDRRASFEDDGRSRTPSVTHSRSNSRSASAQGQFPVLTRYDSREDTHTPLEDVEEYEPLFPEEDAKKEKTVSAADRFKKRPDTLRHRFPSQDIWEDTPNSLQLHATVTTPDLPKRDSSEVFETPEQEVTRKMQNTKVDSHQVATHILEGESVKDKVPVRPDTLKQRFPSRDIWEDAPDSHQLVTTIEPAKEELKSPEAPSKPGIPPRPQRQPRSTSPTEKRQPPTIPDRPKPLVRSRAAMFGAQAAANTTETPREAPAVKAKPTIPVRPGGSKIAAMKAGFLNDLNSRLQLGPQQPKPQEKKPEAPVEKQPLNDARKGRARGPARRKPAVENTTSRLPTIPEIKITESLNIWQVGRDGNLVVGAGNDKEKPSVAVEASLVPTEHPMAPPIAKNTAGEFVDPTPEFPVVKDITSPGTTTADVQLTQTPAENKEPSGSSLVATELGEKKEEEEKEKEEEKKEEEEKGMEKYCVNETKSSEPASEPTAVAAALAESVSTPAKLDDVLEDMTASADGKRESDGSIHPAQ, via the exons ATGCTGCAGAAACGAGGCACTATTTCCATACCAATCTTGACCGAGAACGGAGTGCTACATGAGCCATTTGCAGCaatcaaagaagaagaaaaaaaaatgcctCACAACCTCAGATCGAAAATCAAGGCCCTATATGCTGATCTCATCGGCGGGGCG TCTCGGAATTGCTTCAATTTCTGCTTTTGTTTGTACATTTTCACTGTCGTTCCAATTGGACTGAAACTGGTTCTCACCACATCTGG CTCCCAGAACTTCATCATGTCAACCCAAGCTGCTCCGGCCATACCTCCTCGACCGGCTCGATCTCCAAAACCGccgtcttcgtcttcgtcgttAGATATGCCCAAGATACCACCGCGCCCGGGCAACCGCCGCAATGATCGTCCGGTTTCGCCCATGCGTGATAGCTATGCACCTTCGCCGTTCAATGAATGGAGCGGTCCTAGCATGAGTCGCACCGTTTCAAATGATCTGCCTCCGCGTCCCCCCAGCGTCACGATACCGTCTCTCGGCGAGGAGGGTATTGAATATGCAGACCTCGACCCGGGAAACGTGTCGGACAACCACCACCAAACACCTGCGGAGACTCGCAATGTTGGCAGTGATCTTAAGATCCACGCACCGAGACCTTCGCTGCCGATATCAAGTGCTGAAGCAAAAGTTCAGGCTGTCACTCGTACTGATTCCCGCCAGGCTGCTGCAGCAGGACTGGGCCGTGGCGTTTCGCCTGCTCGCGAGGAACCAGATCGTTCCAGTCGTTCACTGCATTCCCGAACAAGTGGCTCACGCACCGAATCCTCAACTGCACCCAATGAGCGCCGAAAATCTGCACATATCGGAGAGGAACAGGGATTCCGCGTGCCCATGTACCCCCATGCCGGTGACGTCCAGGCACCGTCCCCCAGCCCATACCTCGAACAGGGCTCGCAGCCATCGAGCCGTAACCACCATCGCACTCGTAGTGCTCGGGACTCTTCCCTGCCCCCCGGTAGCTACGGTTTGCATGGACATGGTGTTCAGCATCCCGACAAGTTTGAGAAGGCTTGGTATGAGAAACATCCCGATGAATTCGTGAAAGAGGAAGGACAATATGGCCCTGGTGTCGGCACTCCGCGTCCCGATTGGGCAATGAGTAGCGACGATCTGAACAAGATTGTTCGAAGCTCAGCCCAGACCGGTTCCGGTCTTG GTACTTCCCCAACTGTTGTGGGCACCCCCGAGGAGGAGGTTGGCTATATAGCATCTGACGAGTACATACATCACATTGCTTCTCCCCCTGCTGACGCTCGACTCGAAAGCCAGCCGACTGTTGAGTCGCCTCTTCGGCAGATGAGTTTTCCTTCAGAAGCTACGCAGAAGCAAACCACCGCAAGCCCGTTGCATCAACGTAGGTCCAGCTCGCATGGACATCGTGATCGTGGCGTGATCCATGTGGACGATCCGATGCAAAGGATGCACCACCCGGACGGATTTGCCCCGACCCCAGCGCTGGAGGAAAATGAGCCGACATATGAGAATGCtgtggaggaggaagagcCAATTTTGGCCGCTGATGAAGTGCGCCCTGAATCGGCGTACTTGCATCCCGCTATCTCGCCGACATTTGATCGTCGAGCAAGTTTTGAGGATGATGGCCGCAGTCGGACCCCCAGTGTCACGCACAGTCGATCCAACAGTCGATCAGCAAGCGCCCAAGGTCAATTTCCGGTGCTGACCCGCTATGACTCGCGTGAGGACACGCATACACCTCTTGAAGACGTCGAGGAGTACGAGCCGCTATTCCCTGAAGAGGATGCTAAGAAAGAGAAAACCGTGTCAGCTGCGGATCGTTTCAAGAAAAGGCCCGACACACTCAGGCATAGATTCCCTAGCCAGGATATTTGGGAGGATACCCCAAACAGTCTGCAACTTCATGCCACCGTCACCACCCCAGATCTGCCCAAGCGAGACTCTTCCGAGGTCTTTGAGACACCCGAGCAAGAGGTCACACGCAAGATGCAGAACACCAAAGTCGACTCTCATCAGGTGGCCACCCACATCCTGGAAGGTGAGAGTGTCAAGGACAAAGTCCCCGTGCGACCAGACACTTTGAAACAGCGTTTTCCCAGTAGAGATATTTGGGAAGATGCCCCTGATAGTCACCAGCTGGTGACCACAATTGAGCCCGCAAAAGAAGAACTGAAAAGTCCTGAAGCACCTTCCAAGCCTGGAATCCCCCCACGCCCGCAGAGACAGCCTCGGTCTACCTCACCAACTGAAAAGCGCCAACCACCAACAATCCCAGACAGACCTAAGCCCCTGGTCCGTAGCCGTGCCGCTATGTTCGGTGCCCAGGCTGCAGCAAACACCACTGAAACCCCGAGAGAGGCTCCCGCAGTCAAGGCCAAGCCCACAATCCCTGTTCGTCCGGGTGGAAGCAAAATCGCAGCTATGAAGGCGGGCTTCCTCAATGATCTGAATTCACGTTTGCAGCTGGGCCCACAGCAGCCCAAGCCTCAGGAAAAGAAACCCGAGGCGCCAGTTGAGAAGCAACCTCTCAACGATGCTCGCAAGGGAAGAGCTCGCGGCCCAGCACGACGCAAGCCAGCCGTTGAGAACACCACTTCCAGACTCCCCACTATTCCAGAGATCAAAATTACAGAATCGTTGAATATCTGGCAAGTCGGCCGGGATGGGAATCTGGTTGTTGGGGCTGGTAACGACAAGGAAAAGCCATCCGTTGCAGTGGAAGCATCATTGGTGCCCACCGAGCACCCAATGGCCCCTCCGATCGCCAAGAACACTGCCGGTGAATTTGTAGACCCAACACCTGAATTTCCCGTTGTGAAGGATATTACCTCACCCGGCACCACAACAGCGGATGTTCAGCTTACGCAGACCCCAGCGGAGAATAAGGAACCGTCTGGGTCGTCTCTGGTGGCAACTGAATTgggggagaagaaggaggaggaggagaaggagaaggaggaggagaagaaggaggaagaggagaagggcATGGAGAAATATTGCGTGAACGAGACAAAATCCTCTGAACCTGCATCTGAGCCAACTGCTGTTGCCGCGGCATTGGCTGAATCGGTCTCGACTCCAGCTAAGCTGGATGACGTCCTGGAAGATATGACTGCCTCAGCTGACGGCAAGAGGGAGTCTGATGGTAGCATTCACCCTGCACAGTAG